The sequence below is a genomic window from Neodiprion pinetum isolate iyNeoPine1 chromosome 7, iyNeoPine1.2, whole genome shotgun sequence.
GACTCCTCGTACGAGATCCTGGGCTTGTACCCTTCCTGGTCGGCCGTGTACTCGACGATCTGCTTGCGTCCGTCGGGAAGAAGAACGAAGTACATGCCCTTGGTGTCATCGCCGTCGCGGCTCTCTTGGTGTCCAAAGTCGTTGTCGTAGTTGTCCTTCACCTCGTACTGGAAATCGTACTTAGCGGGTTCCTGAAACGGCAGCAAAGTTCACATCGTCAAATCACGTCCAGTTTAACGTTTACCGATAAACAACAAACGGAACCCAAAAATCGGTCTACCGTTAAACGAGGTTACAGCATCAGTTCATTCTCAGACTTACCGAATTTTCAGCATCCGCGTAGCCGTATCCCGAGTTGGCACCTCCGGTCAAAGCGTTGTTGGCCGGGAGGTAACGATTTCCAGGAACAGCAGCCGGCGCCGAGTACTGCGATGAAGCGGGGACTCCGTAGGACGCGGACGGGGCGTTGGAGAACGTCGAGGACGACGGGGAGGCTCGAGCGGGAGCTTGGTAGTTGTTCGCGGGAAGATAGGCGCTGGATGGGGCTGAGAAACGAGCCAGGGTAGCAGAGTTCTCCGACTGGCTGGCCGGCAGGTACCTGGCCGAGGGCTGTTGACGGGGCGATGAAGCCTGGTAGTTACTGGCGGGCAGGTAACGCGTCGAGGGAGCGGAGCCTGGAGGACGATATCCGGCTGGCTCCAGGCTTGCGGACGCCACCGCGATCAGACATAATACAGCGACGATCTGTTAAAATTCAATGTACAGTTGTAGTTGTAGAATCACAAGAGTCGCGATATAATTATTCAGATTACATGTGTTCGAAATATCACTGCAGTTTGGAAAATTGACAAGAGAAGTTGCACCGTTTTTCGGATAACTGAAGCCCAAAAGATCACATTGTGTCGATCTAGTTCATTCCTCTTACCTTCATGGTATGTATTCCTCTGCGTGCCGAACGGTTGTAATTAAAAGCAAGGATCCACCCCGGCTTATATAGTTCCCTGGCGATCGCGAAAGTGCGAGTTGCATAGGTACGCTGTATGCTGTATGTGGGAGTTGCAAAACCGAGTGAAAAATGCCCCCGGTGTGAATGTAGCGGCAGCTGCGCATCTCTCTCAAATTCTGcataatatataattcatCTTCGGCGTAGATGAGCGATGGAGGCTGTGCCCGGGTGTGGGTAAGAGTGTATCTCTATCCGTCGTGTTTCATAACGCAACTGTAACATCGAGAGCAAGGCCGCACACAGCCCATCTCGCTGCACAGAGAACGCGGCATCCTTGATTCTTCAATTTCACTCCAAGGATTCCTCGGCTAGCCACTTTCAAAGTTGCTTCTAGACTGTGCAACCGACGCGCGGCGCGAGCCAGGATCGTGCCAATCAATCACTTCCTCATTTGGCAAAGGGATCGCCTGCACTTTCAACTAACAGGTATAACCCACACGCCCCCAAATCTTAGAGATAATGAGTCGTTAGCTTCTCGTCTTCGTTATCCATTGACTAATCTTGTTATTCGACTCTTGAGAATACGTACCTGTGCCTTGTGCTGAGAACTCAATTTTCTCGAATAACGACAAATCGCACAATTACTCTAGCAAGGACCGTCATGCGGTGATCGTCGTCTTTCCATGTAAACCGCATAATTTATCccgatgatatttttttattctaattcGATCCATGGCCCCGTCCCATGTTTCTCAATCGCTAACCACGCTGATGTATTCGCACCGCTTCGTCTTGTCGAGGTTTCAGGGTTTGCCAGCCGACGGGtggtaagaaatttttaagaataatAAGTAGAGCTGTAAGAATGAGCGGAAGATATCTAATATATAGCATCGTACATTCGTCATTTCCAAATGTCAAATTGTACACGCTGGGTTATTATAACAACCCAAGCGAGGAAAAGAATTGTCACCCATTTGTCAGAGCCCTCTTCCGATAAACGGGGTTTAATTTATCGCTCTGCGAAACATTACTCACGCCTGCTTACGCAATCTCCACCCAAAAGCCCTATTACGGTACTTCTTGTACAGTTTTCTCGCAAACGTATAACTGAGCCGGTGATATATTATTTCATaacggtgtgaaaaaaaaggaaaacaagataataaaaaaaaatctacgcTGACACATTTCCTGCCTTGTAAACGTTTCAATTCTTTCATCCTGAAAGAATTTCCAACAACGAATAGACCCCGACTTCTACTCGCCCTTTTTCTCAaactctcccccccccccccccccctcccttcaTTGTTATCACCGCGTCTTTTCTTCTTACCCATTACTCAGGTACGGATCGATCTCACCCGACCTTCGGCTTTGACCTCAGAGCCTCTCTCTCTGTTCTGAAATAGTCTGAACGGATAGCTCCGCGAAGTGAACAACGtggaatttgatttttgacattaaatgatcaagtttttcgaaatcacgCGTAAAACTATCGCAGTGATTGACAAAGAATGAGATTTTTATGGTATTTATGGTTAAGTATGCCGTGAATGTGGTAAGCCTAACAAATCACtaggatatatttttcatgctAGGAAATTCGTTTTCCTCTAGGCCAGGAAACTCTTCCGAAGAAAGTTCTCGGGCATTTTAATAAAGGCAGTGACTATAACTTGCTTTCAAATCACGTAAGAACGAGGCACCTGATtcacttgaaaatcaaataactGACTCAAATTCATCGACATTGATTCCGAGTGATTTCCATTGCGTACCAACTTTAGCCCTGACTTCCAATAATTTAGCGTTTTGGGAGATTTTCAGTCATTTACAGAATTATTGGAATCACGACGGATTACAACAAATTACTGAAAATCATtggaaatcaatgaaaatttgtgtGAACCGACCAAGTAAACCAACGAAAAAACATGACAGAGCATATAAATCAATTGGatgttaattaattgtaaCCATTTGCCGTTTACCGCAAGATTTGCAATGATTTCTATGATTTCTAACACCTGCCCTTGGTTTCTTTAACGCTGTCGTATGATTTCACTTGATTCgcaataatttcaaataatttgaattatctTGATTGATTCCTCGTGATTTCAAAGAATATTGCAATCATCCAAGTTCCTCTTATTGACAATTCGATCACCAACTGTTAAATTTATCCCATTCTTGAATAAATGGCTTCTCATTCTCAAGCAGGAAGACCTGATGCTCTTCAATTACCGTAACGAATGATGAAACATCCGTCATGGATACGCCAAGAGCAAATTCATTAACAATAGCTCCGTGTATTAAGCTATAACGAATATTTTAGTTTAtactaaatttttctgatttcagattGCATCTTGAATCGAGAATGAAAATCTTGAAACGAGAATCAACGCATCGAACGAGTCAATGAATCGACATACGCTCTCCGAATCCTTGAAACGTAACAGGCTTTACCTTGTATACTTTCTCCAATGTTAGCAGT
It includes:
- the LOC124223178 gene encoding pro-resilin-like, encoding MKIVAVLCLIAVASASLEPAGYRPPGSAPSTRYLPASNYQASSPRQQPSARYLPASQSENSATLARFSAPSSAYLPANNYQAPARASPSSSTFSNAPSASYGVPASSQYSAPAAVPGNRYLPANNALTGGANSGYGYADAENSEPAKYDFQYEVKDNYDNDFGHQESRDGDDTKGMYFVLLPDGRKQIVEYTADQEGYKPRISYEESRQGYNNAYNQQNRQAGGYPQSDSVGPY